The following coding sequences lie in one Helicoverpa zea isolate HzStark_Cry1AcR chromosome 14, ilHelZeax1.1, whole genome shotgun sequence genomic window:
- the LOC124636225 gene encoding brachyurin-like has product MRVILLLGLGLLATASALVEVNTGYHQEIGIPTAAKIKENEERLLAEAARDERIVGGAIAPANAHPYFAGLLISLVGQSGNSVCGSSLLSANRLVTAAHCWTDGVNQAWQFLVILGSNHLYSGGTRIATTNVIMHPQYVPSTLNNDIAMILLPTSVWFTSNIQPIGLPSGWDLWDQFVGNWAVAAGFGRTSDQQVAASQIVSHVSLQVISVFQCQLSFGNVFVQQSTICTNGNGGVGVCGGDSGGPLTLYRNGVPTLIGISSFVARAGCQLGHPSAFARVTSFINFIQQYM; this is encoded by the exons ATGCGTGTTATATTATTGTTGGGCTTGGGGTTGTTGGCTACGGCCTCAGCTTTAGTGGAAGTGAACACTGGCTACCACCAGGAAATCGGAATCCCCACTGCTGCGAAGATCAAGGAAAATGAAGAAAGGCTTTTGGCAGAGGCAGCACGAGACGAAAGGATTGTAGGAGGTGCTATCGCTCCGGCTAACGCACACCCATACTTC GCTGGATTGTTGATCAGTTTGGTGGGCCAGTCTGGTAACTCAGTCTGCGGTTCTTCGCTTCTATCCGCCAACCGTTTGGTCACGGCTGCTCACTGCTGGACCGATGGAGTTAACCAAGCGTGGCAGTTCCTCGTCATCCTGGGCTCCAACCATTTGTACTCCGGCGGTACCCGCATCGCCACCACCAATGTCATCATGCATCCGCAGTATGTGCCCTCCACGCTCAACAATGATATTGCCATGATCCTGTTGCCGACTAGCGTGTGGTTCACCA GTAACATTCAGCCAATCGGCCTGCCTTCTGGTTGGGACCTATGGGATCAGTTCGTCGGCAACTGGGCTGTTGCTGCTGGCTTCGGCAGGACTAGCGACC AGCAAGTCGCCGCGTCTCAGATCGTAAGCCACGTGAGCTTGCAAGTGATCAGTGTCTTCCAATGTCAGCTGTCCTTCGGCAATGTGTTTGTTCAGCAGAGCACTATCTGCACGAATGGTAATGGCGGTGTTGGCGTTTGCGGCGGAGATTCTGGCGGCCCCCTCACCCTTTACCGCAATGGTGTTCCCACTTTG ATCGGTATCAGTTCCTTCGTAGCCAGAGCCGGCTGCCAACTCGGACATCCTTCTGCCTTCGCGCGAGTCACCAGCTTCATCAATTTTATCCAACAGTACATGTAA